The genome window TGTTGTTTTTCTAATGAGTTAGTCGATGCTTTACCCGTGCATCAATTTCTTCTGGAAGAAGGGCAAGTGAGGGAGATTTACGTTGCCGCCGCCACCCCCAAAAATATACAAGAAACAATAAATTTTGTTGAAGTAGTTGGCGAAGTTTCCACCCCTAAAATTGGCGAATATTTTGATTTTGTGGGCATCGATTTGTCGGCGAGTGCTTATGGGGATGGTTATCGCAGTGAGGTAAATTTGGCGGCTTTGGACTGGATGAGTACAGTTGCTCAAAAGTTGCAGCGGGGATATTTGTTAACTATTGATTACGGTTATCCGGCGCACCGCTATTACAATCCGAGGCGCAGGGAGGGGACGCTACAGTGTTATTATCGTCACCGATATCACAGCAATCCTTATATTAATGTGGGGCGGCAGGATTTAACGGCTCATGTTAATTTTACGGCGCTGGAAAGGCAGGGTGAATTGTGCGGTTTGGATGTGGTAGGGTTTACTCAGCAGGCTTTGTTTTTGATGGCGTTGGGTTTGGGCGATCGTATTGCTTCTTTATCAACAAATGATGCGGAAGTATTGGATGTGGCAACGTTTTTGCAGCGCCGGGAGGCTTTGCATCAATTGATCGATCCGATGGGTTTGGGGGGTTTTGGGGTTTTGGTGCAGTCGAAGGGGTTGAAGGAGGAGGAAAAGGGGAGAATATTGAAGGGTTTGATGGTGCCTGATTAATTATTTTGTGGAAATGCACCTGCTCTCATGAGGAACGATATAGGCTTCACCTTTGAGAACGTTGTCCTCCTCTGGCTAGATGATGATTCAGAAATTCTCCGCATAACATCACGTTAGTTAGAGGAGGCGTTGAGTATAAGGAAGGATAAAGGCTGTACGCCGTAGGCTTTCGAGTAGGGTAAGCCCGATCGCACTTTATCCTTACCCCCAGCCCTGTACCAAAACCCCAACCCACTCCTATGCGACGTTTTTTTCGAGAAAAGAGCCTCAGCCTAGTCATGTTCGGGCTGTTCTTTTTCTCACTGGTAGGTCAAATCATCACGGGCGATCGCGACTACAGTCAAGAACTAAAAGATCGCTAGCAGCCCCAGATTTGTATTCTTGAGTATCTTGGAAGCGGTCAATTTATCGAAGTGCTCTTTGAAAACTGGGGCTGCTGGCGATCGTCACACTAGCGGTTTTGTCTGTTTTCTTGCGCCACAAGGGTTCGCCCGAATCCAAACCAGTCGTGAAGCGAAGCTATCTTCCCGCAGGGGTTCGGTGAAGGGTAGGAAATCGCCCGAATGACTAAACTAGAAAAGATTAACAAAGCCTTTTGGGGCGTTTAACTGCTACCTGAATTAGTAGAGCTAGGTAAAATAAATCGGTTTTGACAGCGACATCATCATTAGTTCAAAACTACTCTTTTAGGTAGAGGCATCCATATTTTTAGTTTTTTAGAATGACCTGTAACTTGCAAGCAATTACTATCACTCAAACAGGTTTTGCAAGTTTTTTAACCTGTAAACCAACTGGAAAAAGTTGAGTAAAAAGGAGTTGCATCATGACAGATACAAGCAAGCGTGGATTCGCTTCAATGGATGAGGATAAACAGCGGGAAATTGCCAGCCAAGGCGGAAAAGCTGCCCACGAACAAGGAACAGCACATGAGTTTACTTCCGAGGAAGCGAAAGAGGCTGGTCGCAAGGGTGGTGAAACAGTCAGCCAAGATCGGGAGCATATGTCAGAGATCGGTCGCGAAGGCGGCAAAAGTTCTCGCAAAAAGGGAAATAAATAGTTCTTGAGTGCGTCTGCTGATTCTTTTCCAAGCGAGACTAGAAGTTTCAATCCGTATTGGAACTTCTAGTTTGTTTTGGGGGATTTTGGGGTGTTGATGCGGTGTAAGGGGTTGAGGGAGGAGGAAAAAGTGCGTGAAGCGAAGCTATCCCGTAGGGAATCGCTCAAAGGTTTCACGGTGCCTGAGTGATTATTCCAGATTGATTATTAACTAATTAAGCTGTTTTTTAACCGCACGAGCGATTAAAGGCGCTTTCTTTTCTAACCCTTCTAAATTAAGTTCGTTCTCTAGATACATCCGATACCACTCCTGACGTTGTTCTATAACCCATTCACTATTCTGAAGCTGTAACTTTTTGAGGGTAAATTCGGCTCGATCGCGCTCGTGGGAAGGAATCGCATCAGTCAAAATCAACTGACAAGAAGGTAGGATAATCTCAAACCAATTATCTTCTACTTCAAACGGATCGAGAATTTGTCGATCGTAAGTTCCTTTGCAGCTATTTACCCGTTGCAAAGCATAGCGATAGTTTTTCCAGTCATAAATCAAATGCCGATTTTCTGCTTTACTTTTACTCAAATAATGATCTACAGTACCCATCCGACTCGGTATGTACATAACTGAATAGCCACAAAGATTTTGGAACTCTTTAGCTAATTGAGGTTTGAAGCTCGACCAAAAATCTTTTGGTTCTTTGCCAGGATGTTTAACTAACCAATTATTGCCTGCTTTTCGCACCTGTCGATCAAAATCTGCTGGTTCCGGTGGCGGAGTAAATCGCATCATTTTTACTCTACCTCGGTGCTCACAATCCATCGAGGCCAGAAGCGATCGTGTTCTGGTAAAACTCGCAGGAGTTCCTGATGAATTTGCTCTTTAGTTCTGAGGTATTCAGGAAAAGTTTCCATGCTTTCTCCTCGCATGAAAGTATACGCAGCCTCAATCGCTATTTCTGCTTCGCGGGAACGAGCCTGTTTTAACCCAAAAATATCTGAAGTTAGCCAGCCAACAGCATCGCCATGTTTTGTCCAAGGAACTTCATTAAGAGTTACATTTTTACCTTGTAACTCAAACAAAAATAACTTATCTTGCTCCTCATCAAATTGAGGCTCGATTGAGGCAAGTAGCAGCGGAGAATGAGTTGTAGCTATTAGCTGAAGTTTCATTTCATTTTCGAGGTTTGTCGCTACTTCTAAGATAGCTGGCAAGATTGAGCGTTGCCACTGTGGATGTAAATGAGCTTCAACTTCATCGATTAAAATAATTATCTGATCCAGAGGTTCTTGTTGCCGCAACTTAGAAGCCATTGTGTGTTCATACCAAGTCCATACTAACAAATAAGCTAATCCTAAAATTCGCTTAATGCCCGCTGATGCGTAGATAATCGGAACATTGCCATAGGGAAAATTCAAGGTAGGAATCTCACGCACATCCTCAACAGAAACCCTGATGGGTTCTCCCGGTTCCATCCATTCATCAGCATCGGGAGAAAGTTGTTTAATGACGCGAGATAATAGTTGGAATTGAGATCGGTCTGGTTGACGTTGCCAGTTCACCCAATCATGAATTAGACCATTACAGATAAATTTTCCTTCTGAATTAATCAATCCATTCCAAAGACTATCATAATTGAAGTGATAAGCTGCTAAGCGGTTACGGGCAGGATCTAAGACTGAAAATCCATCAACACGAACGTAAATAATTAACCCTTTGAAACTAGAATACTTGCCAATGTCTAACCACTTTTGTTCGGAAAAACTAAACAGACTTCGATATTTATCGGATTTTTTTTGATTGCTTAAAAGAGAAGTGATTTCCGGGGAATTGCCCTGTCCCTGCTGTGGCCAAGCTGGACTATCCGCCCATTTTCCAGTTAGTACCCACCAAGCAACATCAAGCAAAAAAGTTTTCCCCAAACCATTGTCGCCAGTAAATAAATTAATGCGATCGGCAAATTCTACATCGAACTGGGGGGCGGTTCCGACTTGTTTTAGATGAAGTTCTTTCAGCATTTTGAATATTCACTCTATCAGCTACATAATTAGCTCAATATTTAGAAATATTGTACTATAAACTACTTGCTGATTATAAAATATTTTCACTTGGTTCTAATTCAGCCCATCTCAATCGTTTCTGAATTGACATCCCCTGCAACTTTTTACTCATTTCATATAAATCCACTTTCGGATAATCCCCCTTAAATAGCGGAATTAAAGCCTCAACAACAGCAGCAATTCCCTCCGGTGGCACTGCATTTCCAATCTGCCGCCGTACTTCTGTGGTAGAACCTTCAAAAACAAAATTATCGGGAAATGTTTGCAATCTTGCTCTTTCACGATTTGTCAAAGAACGCGGTTCTAAATAATGATAACCCCAAGTCCCGCCGCCTCCACCAGCAATGATTGTCGATGATGGTTTATCTGGATGAATTCTGCGATAAACGTGACTGATCATGCCTTTGACATAGTAGGGACTATCCTTGGGAATATCAGCAAAATTGCCTCCCGGTTGAATTCGATTTAAAATTTCAACGGTGCGGGCTTGAATTTTATGATGTTTGTTATTGTCAAGAACTGCTTCCACATTTGTGAGTGCTTCGCCCGCTGTTCGATAGGGATATTCTCGATTTGGCCCGTATTCTGGCTGAGGATGCACAAAGTTAAATCCTGTATCCATCCGAATGCCTACTAATAACACTCTTTGGCGAAACTGGGGAACTCCGTAATCAGCAAAGTTGTAGAGTTTAGGTTTAACTAAGTAGCCCGGAGCGATACTTTCAAAGTCAGAAATTATTTGTTTTATTGCTTGGTAATTATTCGCACTTAATAAGCCTTTGACGTTTTCTGCTACAAAAGCTTTGGGCTTTTTTTGATTGACAAAATCGAGAAAGTATGTATATAAATTACCTCTGGTTCCTTCAAGTCCGGGACGTTTCCAAATTAGGGAGAAATCTTGACAGGGGAACCCTCCTATACATATTTCCGCTTCGGGAACTTGTGCAATGTCTATATTTTCTATGCTGTCGTTGATGATGACATCAGCAATGTTTCTGCTGAATGTTTTGCAGGCG of Oscillatoria nigro-viridis PCC 7112 contains these proteins:
- a CDS encoding AAA family ATPase, with the translated sequence MLKELHLKQVGTAPQFDVEFADRINLFTGDNGLGKTFLLDVAWWVLTGKWADSPAWPQQGQGNSPEITSLLSNQKKSDKYRSLFSFSEQKWLDIGKYSSFKGLIIYVRVDGFSVLDPARNRLAAYHFNYDSLWNGLINSEGKFICNGLIHDWVNWQRQPDRSQFQLLSRVIKQLSPDADEWMEPGEPIRVSVEDVREIPTLNFPYGNVPIIYASAGIKRILGLAYLLVWTWYEHTMASKLRQQEPLDQIIILIDEVEAHLHPQWQRSILPAILEVATNLENEMKLQLIATTHSPLLLASIEPQFDEEQDKLFLFELQGKNVTLNEVPWTKHGDAVGWLTSDIFGLKQARSREAEIAIEAAYTFMRGESMETFPEYLRTKEQIHQELLRVLPEHDRFWPRWIVSTEVE
- a CDS encoding DUF6766 family protein, with the protein product MVTLAVLSVFLRHKGSPESKPVVKRSYLPAGVR
- a CDS encoding KGG domain-containing protein; protein product: MTDTSKRGFASMDEDKQREIASQGGKAAHEQGTAHEFTSEEAKEAGRKGGETVSQDREHMSEIGREGGKSSRKKGNK
- a CDS encoding DUF6766 family protein — protein: MRRFFREKSLSLVMFGLFFFSLVGQIITGDRDYSQELKDR
- a CDS encoding class I SAM-dependent methyltransferase translates to MKIQQSDINDSNPELCALICERIAASPPQRITFAEYMDLALYHPQHGYYNSDRQSIGKQGDFITSSHWGADFAEVLADQFVEMWEFLDRPHPFTVVEMGAGRGNFAENVLQYLQRQHPDLFHILEYIIIELSPGLQAEQRQRLADIKCVKWSNWDEIVNNSLVGCCFSNELVDALPVHQFLLEEGQVREIYVAAATPKNIQETINFVEVVGEVSTPKIGEYFDFVGIDLSASAYGDGYRSEVNLAALDWMSTVAQKLQRGYLLTIDYGYPAHRYYNPRRREGTLQCYYRHRYHSNPYINVGRQDLTAHVNFTALERQGELCGLDVVGFTQQALFLMALGLGDRIASLSTNDAEVLDVATFLQRREALHQLIDPMGLGGFGVLVQSKGLKEEEKGRILKGLMVPD
- a CDS encoding DNA cytosine methyltransferase, whose amino-acid sequence is MLIERLQPIAWTKKPRLISLFSGCGGMDLPFHQAGFEVVWAIDSNKYACKTFSRNIADVIINDSIENIDIAQVPEAEICIGGFPCQDFSLIWKRPGLEGTRGNLYTYFLDFVNQKKPKAFVAENVKGLLSANNYQAIKQIISDFESIAPGYLVKPKLYNFADYGVPQFRQRVLLVGIRMDTGFNFVHPQPEYGPNREYPYRTAGEALTNVEAVLDNNKHHKIQARTVEILNRIQPGGNFADIPKDSPYYVKGMISHVYRRIHPDKPSSTIIAGGGGGTWGYHYLEPRSLTNRERARLQTFPDNFVFEGSTTEVRRQIGNAVPPEGIAAVVEALIPLFKGDYPKVDLYEMSKKLQGMSIQKRLRWAELEPSENIL